The Synergistaceae bacterium genome has a window encoding:
- the murB gene encoding UDP-N-acetylmuramate dehydrogenase, which yields MWKTDLKKELACCPEEKKELAPLSTLGVGGWAELFVEPTELQDVLLLFQRWNEKKFPLYILGGGTNVAFADGKIAGVVLSTRQLSGCRWKAGGDEAELEVEAGYSLSRVVFLTTQEGFTGAEFAQGIPGTVGGAVAGNAGAGGKGMGDLLKEITTVESDGSLHKWKREEFECSYRYCSLTEYFPTIRCFVSCKMKFGRASYGEIEKNLQTFRQARSKQPQGARSAGCAFKNPAGDSAGRLLDICGCKGLTIGGAAISEKHANFLLNRGNATGADIFRLMELCRDIVFRKIGVCLEPEIKLLGFEG from the coding sequence GCGTGGGAGGATGGGCCGAGTTGTTTGTGGAACCTACAGAGTTACAAGATGTTTTGCTGTTGTTTCAAAGATGGAACGAGAAGAAATTTCCCTTGTATATCCTAGGAGGGGGAACGAATGTAGCTTTCGCGGACGGTAAAATCGCGGGAGTTGTCCTCTCAACCCGACAGTTGAGCGGTTGTCGTTGGAAGGCTGGCGGAGACGAAGCCGAGTTGGAAGTGGAAGCGGGGTATTCGCTTTCGCGAGTGGTTTTTCTCACAACTCAGGAAGGGTTTACGGGCGCGGAATTTGCCCAGGGCATTCCGGGAACAGTGGGGGGAGCTGTGGCAGGCAACGCTGGCGCCGGTGGAAAGGGAATGGGAGACCTTTTAAAGGAGATCACCACGGTAGAAAGCGACGGTAGTCTCCACAAGTGGAAGCGTGAGGAGTTTGAGTGTTCTTATCGTTATTGTTCTTTGACGGAGTATTTTCCCACCATTCGGTGTTTCGTTAGCTGTAAAATGAAGTTTGGACGGGCGTCTTATGGGGAAATCGAAAAGAATCTCCAAACATTCCGTCAGGCTCGTTCCAAGCAGCCCCAGGGAGCGCGAAGCGCGGGGTGCGCTTTTAAAAACCCCGCCGGAGACAGTGCAGGACGGCTTTTGGACATCTGCGGCTGCAAGGGATTGACTATAGGAGGAGCCGCCATTTCCGAAAAACACGCGAATTTTCTGCTCAACCGAGGTAATGCCACGGGAGCCGATATTTTTAGGTTAATGGAGTTATGTCGTGATATAGTATTCCGAAAGATAGGAGTATGTCTCGAACCTGAGATAAAGCTATTGGGTTTTGAG